In the genome of Apodemus sylvaticus chromosome 2, mApoSyl1.1, whole genome shotgun sequence, one region contains:
- the Setd5 gene encoding histone-lysine N-methyltransferase SETD5 isoform X3, with the protein MEVLRDPIKKNSSESKPAQSGFSRGNSPLCCPESVEASPAVNEKSVYSTHNYGTTQRHGCRGLPYADHNYGAPPPPTPPASPPVQTIIPRSDLNGLPSPVEERCGDSPNSEGETVPTWCPCGLSQDGFLLNCDKCRGMSRGKVIRLHRRKQDNISGGDSSATESWDEELSPSTVLYTATQHTPTSITLTVRRTKPKKRKKSPEKGRAAPKTKKIKNSPSEAQNLDENTTEGWENRIRLWTDQYEEAFANQYSADVQNALEQHLHSNKEFVGKPAILDTINKTELACNNTVIGSQMQLQLGRVTRVQKHRKILRAARDLALDTLIIEYRGKVMLRQQFEVNGHFFKKPYPFVLFYSKFNGVEMCVDARTFGNDARFIRRSCTPNAEVRHMIADGMIHLCIYAVSAITKDAEVTIAFDYEYSNCNYKVDCACHKGNRNCPIQKRNPNAAELPLPPPPSFPTIGAETRRRKARRKELEMEQQNEAPEENHDPQPQEIPEKVTVSSEHEEVDNPEEKAEEEKEEATDDQENSAHSRRTREDRKVEAIMHAFETLEKVSKERKKRRDQPGEQSSSDIEITTSSSSEIVVGEETKTAAPESEVSNPVSNVAIPSTPQSTGVNTRRSSQTGDVAAEKPIPKPPPAKPSRPRPKSRISRYRTSSAQRLKRQKQANAQQAELSQAALEEGGSNNSVTLPEAGNIDISGENRQLTGSDPTVVSVTGSHVNRAASKYPKTKKYLVTEWLNDKAEKQECPVECPLRITTDPTVLATTLNMLPGLIHSPLICTTPKHYIRFGSPFMPERRRRPLLPDGTFSSCKKRWIKQALEEGMTQTSSVPQETRTQHLYQSNENSNSSSICKDNADLLSPLKKWKSRYLMEQNITKLLQPLSPVTPPPPSSGSKSPQLITPGQTHPGEEECRNGYSLMFSPITSLTTASRSNTPLQFELCHRKDIDLTKVGYPDSSTHSCADRPSLLNCSHPDLASHPSVAPTSEAGFPSRSGDGPQTLLRNSDQAFRTEFNLMYAYSPLNAMPRADGLYRGSPLVGDRKPLHLDGGYCSPAEGFSSRYEHGFMKDLSRGSMSPGGERACEGVPSAPQNPPQRKKVSLLEYRKRKQEAKENSGGGNDSSQNKSKSSGTGQGSSNSVSDTGAHGVQGSSARTPSSPHKKFSPSHSSTSHSEAVSPSDSRGSSSSHCRPQENISSRWMVPTSVERLREGGSIPKVLRSSVRVAQKGEPSPTWESNITEKESDPADGEGPEPLSSALSKGATVYSPSRYSYQLLQCDSPRTESQSLLQQSSSPFRGHPTQSPGYSYRTTALRPGNPPSHGSSESSLSSTSYPSPAHPVSTDSLAPFTGTPGYYSSQPHSGNSTGSNLPRRSCSSSAASPTPQGPSDSPTSDSVSQSSTGTLSSTSFPQNSRSSLPSDLRTISLPSAGQSAAYQASRVSAVSNSQHYPHRGSGGVHQYRLQPLQGSGVKTQTGLS; encoded by the exons ATGGAAGTATTAAGAGATCCAATTAAGAAGAATAGTTCTGAGTCTAAACCAGCCCAGAGTGGCTTCTCTAGGGGAAACTCCCCGCTCTGCTG CCCTGAATCTGTGGAGGCTAGTCCAGCAGTTAATGAGAAGAGCGTGTATTCCACTCATAATTATGGGACCACTCAGAGGCATGGGTGTCGAGGACTGCCTTATGCT gATCATAATTACGGAGCCCCTCCTCCTCCGACACCTCCTGCTTCTCCCCCTGTCCAGACGATCATCCCTCGTTCTGACCTGAATGGCCTGCCGTCGCCCGTAGAGGAACGCTGTGGAGACAGCCCGAACTCTGAAGGAGAGACTGTTCCTACCTGGTGTCCTTGTGGTCTTTCTCAGGATGGCTTCCTTCTCAACTGTGACAAGTGCAG GGGAATGAGCAGGGGGAAGGTTATTAGACTTCATCGGCGGAAGCAGGACAACATATCAG GTGGGGATAGCAGTGCAACAGAAAGCTGGGATGAGGagctttctccttccactgtgttgtACACAGCAACACAGCACACACCTACAAGCATCACCTTAACTGTTAGAAGAACCAAACCCAAGAAGCGGAAAAAGAGTCCAGAAAAGGGTCGTGCAGCACCAAAGACGAAGAAGATCAAG AATTCTCCCTCTGAAGCACAGAATTTAGATGAAAATACCACTGAGGGCTGGGAAAATCGGATAAGACTATGGACTGATCAGTATGAAGAAGCTTTTGCTAATCAGTACAGTGCAGATGTACAGAATGCCCTTGAGCAGCACCTTCATTCTAACAAGGAATTTGTGGGCAAACCTGCTATTTTAGACACTATTAATAAAACTGAACTGGCCTGTAATAATACAGTAATTGGTTCCCAAATGCAG TTACAGCTGGGAAGAGTCACTCGTGTTCAAAAGCACCGGAAAATCCTGAGGGCTGCAAGAGATTTGGCTTTGGACACTCTTATAATAGAGTATCGTGGGAAAGTCATGTTACGACAACAATTTGAGGTCAATgggcatttctttaaaaa ACCATATCCCTTTGTGCTCTTCTACTCAAAATTCAATGGTGTAGAGATGTGTGTCGATGCTCGTACTTTCGGTAATGATGCTCGGTTCATCAGAAGATCATGTACACCGAATGCAGAG GTGAGGCACATGATTGCAGATGGGATGATTCACTTGTGTATCTATGCTGTATCTGCTATCACCAAGGATGCTGAAGTCACCATTGCATTTGATTATGAATATAGTAACTG TAATTACAAAGTGGACTGTGCTTGTCACAAGGGAAACCGGAATTGCCCTATACAGAAAAGAAATCCCAATGCTGCAGAATtgccactcccacctcctcctagCTTTCCCACCATTGGAGCAGAGACCAGACGTAGAAAAGCACGGCGGAAAGAGCTGGAGATGGAGCAGCAAAATGAGGCTCCAGAGGAGAACCATGACCCACAACCACAAGAGATTCCAGAAAAAGTGACTGTATCCAGTGAGCATGAG GAAGTTGACAATccagaagaaaaagcagaagaagaaaaagaagaggctaCAGATGACCAGGAGAACTCAGCTCATAGCAGGAGG ACTCGGGAAGACAGGAAGGTTGAAGCCATCATGCATGCTTTTGAAACTTTAGAGAAAGtttcaaaagagagaaagaaacggCGGGATCAGCCTGGGGAACAGAGCAGCTCAGACATAGAGATTACTACCAGCAGCAGTTCAGAGATAGTAGTTGGAGAAGAGACAAAAACTGCAGCCCCTGAGTCTGAAGTTAGCAACCCTGTTTCAAATGTTGCCATCCCAAGCACCCCACAGAGCACTGGTGTGAATACTCGGAGGTCTTCCCAGACTGGG GATGTAGCTGCAGAAAAGCCAATCCCCAAACCACCTCCAGCTAAGCCTTCTAGACCCCGACCGAAAAGTAGAATTTCTCGGTACCGGACCAGTTCAGCCCAAAGACTAAAACGCCAGAAGCAGGCCAATGCACAACAGGCAGAGCTGTCACAAGCTGCCTTGGAAGAAGGAGGAAGTAACAACTCAGTAACTCTTCCTGAAGCTGGAAATATAGACATTTCAGGAGAGAACAGACAGTTAACAGGGTCTGACCCAACTGTGGTATCAGTTACTGGATCCCATGTCAACCGTGCTGCATCTAAAtaccccaaaaccaaaaag TATCTAGTTACAGAATGGTTAAATGACAAGGCAGAGAAGCAAGAATGCCCTGTTGAGTGTCCTTTGCGTATCACCACTGACCCAACTGTCTTGGCAACAACCCTGAACATGCTACCGGGTCTTATTCATTCCCCATTAATTTGTACCACCCCCAAACACTACATTCGCTTTGGCTCACCCTTTATGCCTGAGAGGCGTCGAAGGCCCCTTCTGCCTGATGGCACATTCAGCTCCTGTAAAAAG CGCTGGATAAAGCAAGCCTTGGAAGAAGGGATGACTCAGACATCATCTGTGCCCCAAGAGACTAGAACACAGCACCTATACCAAAGTAATGAGAATAGTAATTCTTCTAGTATCTGTAAAGATAATGCAG ACTTACTGAGCCCATTAAAGAAATGGAAGTCTCGCTATCTGATGGAGCAGAATATCACCAAGTTGCTTCAGCCTCTGTCTCCAGTTacaccacccccacccagctCAGGCTCAAAGAGTCCCCAGCTGATCACACCTGGCCAGACTCACCCAGGAGAAGAGGAGTGTCGAAATGGATACAGCCTCATGTTCTCACCAATCACATCTCTTACTACTGCTAGTCGTTCCAACACTCCTCTGCAGTTTGAG CTTTGTCACCGAAAAGACATAGATTTGACAAAAGTGGGATACCCAGACTCCAGCACTCACAGCTGCGCTGATAGGCCCTCCCTGCTCAACTGCAGTCATCCTGACCTGGCTTCTCATCCCTCTGTTGCTCCCACCTCTGAGGCTGGCTTCCCAAGCAGGAGTGGAGACGGTCCTCAGACCTTGCTGAGAAACTCAGACCAGGCGTTTAGGACAGAGTTCAATTTGATGTACGCCTACTCCCCTTTGAACGCTATGCCTCGAGCAGATGGACTGTATAGAGGGTCTCCCTTGGTGGGGGACAGGAAGCCTTTACATTTAGATGGAGGATATTGTTCCCCTGCAGAAGGCTTTTCCAGCAGATATGAACATGGCTTTATGAAAGACCTCTCTCGGGGATCCATGTCACCTGGTGGTGAAAGGGCCTGTGAAGGAGTCCCATCTGCTCCTCAGAATCCACCACAAAGGAAAAAG GTATCCTTGCTAGAGTACCGCAAAAGGAAACAAGAAGCTAAGGAGAATTCTGGTGGGGGAAATGACTCTTCACAGAACAAAAGCAAGTCTTCAGGAACTGGGCAAGGCAGCAGTAACTCTGTTTCTGACACTGGTGCCCATGGTGTGCAGGGATCCTCAGCCCGAACCCCCTCATCCCCTCACAAAAAATTTTCCCCGTCTCATTCCTCTACATCACATTCAGAGGCGGTAAGCCCGTCAGATTCCAGGGGCTCTTCTTCCTCTCACTGCAGACCTCAAGAAAACATCAGCAGTAGGTG GATGGTTCCTACGTCAGTTGAACGACTCCGAGAAGGAGGTAGCATCCCTAAGGTTCTTCGAAGCAGTGTGAGAGTTGCCCAGAAGGGAGAACCTTCTCCCACGTGGGAGAGTAACATCACAGAGAAAGAGTCAG ACCCTGCAGATGGAGAAGGCCCAGAGCCATTGAGCTCAGCACTCTCTAAAGGAGCAACTGTTTACAGCCCTTCCAGATACAGCTACCAG CTCTTGCAGTGTGATAGTCCACGGACAGAATCACAAAGCCTCCTTCAGCAGAGTTCGTCTCCCTTTAGAGGACATCCCACCCAATCTCCAGGATACAGTTATCGAACTACTGCACTGAGACCTGGGAACCCTCCCTCTCATGGTTCTTCAgaatcctccctctcctccacatCGTACCCCAGCCCTGCCCACCCTGTGTCTACAGACTCGTTGGCCCCATTTACGGGGACTCCAGGGTATTACAGCAGCCAGCCGCATTCTGGAAACAGCACTGGCAGCAATCTTCCAAGGAGGAGCTGTTCTTCGAGTGCTGCTAGCCCTACCCCACAGGGCCCCTCAGACTCACCGACGTCAGACTCGGTTTCTCAGTCCAGCACAGGAACTCTGAGTTCCACCTCCTTTCCTCAGAACTCTAGGTCGTCATTGCCATCAGACTTACGGACTATCAGTCTGCCCAGTGCTGGGCAATCAGCTGCCTACCAGGCCTCCAGGGTATCTGCGGTTTCCAATTCACAGCACTACCCACATCGTGGGAGTGGGGGTGTACACCAGTACCGACTCCAGCCACTGCAAGGGTCAGGAGTCAAGACTCAGACAGGACTTTCCTAG
- the Setd5 gene encoding histone-lysine N-methyltransferase SETD5 isoform X4 — protein MEVLRDPIKKNSSESKPAQSGFSRGNSPLCCPESVEASPAVNEKSVYSTHNYGTTQRHGCRGLPYATIIPRSDLNGLPSPVEERCGDSPNSEGETVPTWCPCGLSQDGFLLNCDKCRGMSRGKVIRLHRRKQDNISGGDSSATESWDEELSPSTVLYTATQHTPTSITLTVRRTKPKKRKKSPEKGRAAPKTKKIKAFREGSRKSLRMKNSPSEAQNLDENTTEGWENRIRLWTDQYEEAFANQYSADVQNALEQHLHSNKEFVGKPAILDTINKTELACNNTVIGSQMQLQLGRVTRVQKHRKILRAARDLALDTLIIEYRGKVMLRQQFEVNGHFFKKPYPFVLFYSKFNGVEMCVDARTFGNDARFIRRSCTPNAEVRHMIADGMIHLCIYAVSAITKDAEVTIAFDYEYSNCNYKVDCACHKGNRNCPIQKRNPNAAELPLPPPPSFPTIGAETRRRKARRKELEMEQQNEAPEENHDPQPQEIPEKVTVSSEHEEVDNPEEKAEEEKEEATDDQENSAHSRRTREDRKVEAIMHAFETLEKVSKERKKRRDQPGEQSSSDIEITTSSSSEIVVGEETKTAAPESEVSNPVSNVAIPSTPQSTGVNTRRSSQTGDVAAEKPIPKPPPAKPSRPRPKSRISRYRTSSAQRLKRQKQANAQQAELSQAALEEGGSNNSVTLPEAGNIDISGENRQLTGSDPTVVSVTGSHVNRAASKYPKTKKYLVTEWLNDKAEKQECPVECPLRITTDPTVLATTLNMLPGLIHSPLICTTPKHYIRFGSPFMPERRRRPLLPDGTFSSCKKRWIKQALEEGMTQTSSVPQETRTQHLYQSNENSNSSSICKDNADLLSPLKKWKSRYLMEQNITKLLQPLSPVTPPPPSSGSKSPQLITPGQTHPGEEECRNGYSLMFSPITSLTTASRSNTPLQFELCHRKDIDLTKVGYPDSSTHSCADRPSLLNCSHPDLASHPSVAPTSEAGFPSRSGDGPQTLLRNSDQAFRTEFNLMYAYSPLNAMPRADGLYRGSPLVGDRKPLHLDGGYCSPAEGFSSRYEHGFMKDLSRGSMSPGGERACEGVPSAPQNPPQRKKVSLLEYRKRKQEAKENSGGGNDSSQNKSKSSGTGQGSSNSVSDTGAHGVQGSSARTPSSPHKKFSPSHSSTSHSEAVSPSDSRGSSSSHCRPQENISSRWMVPTSVERLREGGSIPKVLRSSVRVAQKGEPSPTWESNITEKESDPADGEGPEPLSSALSKGATVYSPSRYSYQLLQCDSPRTESQSLLQQSSSPFRGHPTQSPGYSYRTTALRPGNPPSHGSSESSLSSTSYPSPAHPVSTDSLAPFTGTPGYYSSQPHSGNSTGSNLPRRSCSSSAASPTPQGPSDSPTSDSVSQSSTGTLSSTSFPQNSRSSLPSDLRTISLPSAGQSAAYQASRVSAVSNSQHYPHRGSGGVHQYRLQPLQGSGVKTQTGLS, from the exons ATGGAAGTATTAAGAGATCCAATTAAGAAGAATAGTTCTGAGTCTAAACCAGCCCAGAGTGGCTTCTCTAGGGGAAACTCCCCGCTCTGCTG CCCTGAATCTGTGGAGGCTAGTCCAGCAGTTAATGAGAAGAGCGTGTATTCCACTCATAATTATGGGACCACTCAGAGGCATGGGTGTCGAGGACTGCCTTATGCT ACGATCATCCCTCGTTCTGACCTGAATGGCCTGCCGTCGCCCGTAGAGGAACGCTGTGGAGACAGCCCGAACTCTGAAGGAGAGACTGTTCCTACCTGGTGTCCTTGTGGTCTTTCTCAGGATGGCTTCCTTCTCAACTGTGACAAGTGCAG GGGAATGAGCAGGGGGAAGGTTATTAGACTTCATCGGCGGAAGCAGGACAACATATCAG GTGGGGATAGCAGTGCAACAGAAAGCTGGGATGAGGagctttctccttccactgtgttgtACACAGCAACACAGCACACACCTACAAGCATCACCTTAACTGTTAGAAGAACCAAACCCAAGAAGCGGAAAAAGAGTCCAGAAAAGGGTCGTGCAGCACCAAAGACGAAGAAGATCAAG GCATTTCGAGAGGGATCCCGGAAGTCCTTACGGATGAAG AATTCTCCCTCTGAAGCACAGAATTTAGATGAAAATACCACTGAGGGCTGGGAAAATCGGATAAGACTATGGACTGATCAGTATGAAGAAGCTTTTGCTAATCAGTACAGTGCAGATGTACAGAATGCCCTTGAGCAGCACCTTCATTCTAACAAGGAATTTGTGGGCAAACCTGCTATTTTAGACACTATTAATAAAACTGAACTGGCCTGTAATAATACAGTAATTGGTTCCCAAATGCAG TTACAGCTGGGAAGAGTCACTCGTGTTCAAAAGCACCGGAAAATCCTGAGGGCTGCAAGAGATTTGGCTTTGGACACTCTTATAATAGAGTATCGTGGGAAAGTCATGTTACGACAACAATTTGAGGTCAATgggcatttctttaaaaa ACCATATCCCTTTGTGCTCTTCTACTCAAAATTCAATGGTGTAGAGATGTGTGTCGATGCTCGTACTTTCGGTAATGATGCTCGGTTCATCAGAAGATCATGTACACCGAATGCAGAG GTGAGGCACATGATTGCAGATGGGATGATTCACTTGTGTATCTATGCTGTATCTGCTATCACCAAGGATGCTGAAGTCACCATTGCATTTGATTATGAATATAGTAACTG TAATTACAAAGTGGACTGTGCTTGTCACAAGGGAAACCGGAATTGCCCTATACAGAAAAGAAATCCCAATGCTGCAGAATtgccactcccacctcctcctagCTTTCCCACCATTGGAGCAGAGACCAGACGTAGAAAAGCACGGCGGAAAGAGCTGGAGATGGAGCAGCAAAATGAGGCTCCAGAGGAGAACCATGACCCACAACCACAAGAGATTCCAGAAAAAGTGACTGTATCCAGTGAGCATGAG GAAGTTGACAATccagaagaaaaagcagaagaagaaaaagaagaggctaCAGATGACCAGGAGAACTCAGCTCATAGCAGGAGG ACTCGGGAAGACAGGAAGGTTGAAGCCATCATGCATGCTTTTGAAACTTTAGAGAAAGtttcaaaagagagaaagaaacggCGGGATCAGCCTGGGGAACAGAGCAGCTCAGACATAGAGATTACTACCAGCAGCAGTTCAGAGATAGTAGTTGGAGAAGAGACAAAAACTGCAGCCCCTGAGTCTGAAGTTAGCAACCCTGTTTCAAATGTTGCCATCCCAAGCACCCCACAGAGCACTGGTGTGAATACTCGGAGGTCTTCCCAGACTGGG GATGTAGCTGCAGAAAAGCCAATCCCCAAACCACCTCCAGCTAAGCCTTCTAGACCCCGACCGAAAAGTAGAATTTCTCGGTACCGGACCAGTTCAGCCCAAAGACTAAAACGCCAGAAGCAGGCCAATGCACAACAGGCAGAGCTGTCACAAGCTGCCTTGGAAGAAGGAGGAAGTAACAACTCAGTAACTCTTCCTGAAGCTGGAAATATAGACATTTCAGGAGAGAACAGACAGTTAACAGGGTCTGACCCAACTGTGGTATCAGTTACTGGATCCCATGTCAACCGTGCTGCATCTAAAtaccccaaaaccaaaaag TATCTAGTTACAGAATGGTTAAATGACAAGGCAGAGAAGCAAGAATGCCCTGTTGAGTGTCCTTTGCGTATCACCACTGACCCAACTGTCTTGGCAACAACCCTGAACATGCTACCGGGTCTTATTCATTCCCCATTAATTTGTACCACCCCCAAACACTACATTCGCTTTGGCTCACCCTTTATGCCTGAGAGGCGTCGAAGGCCCCTTCTGCCTGATGGCACATTCAGCTCCTGTAAAAAG CGCTGGATAAAGCAAGCCTTGGAAGAAGGGATGACTCAGACATCATCTGTGCCCCAAGAGACTAGAACACAGCACCTATACCAAAGTAATGAGAATAGTAATTCTTCTAGTATCTGTAAAGATAATGCAG ACTTACTGAGCCCATTAAAGAAATGGAAGTCTCGCTATCTGATGGAGCAGAATATCACCAAGTTGCTTCAGCCTCTGTCTCCAGTTacaccacccccacccagctCAGGCTCAAAGAGTCCCCAGCTGATCACACCTGGCCAGACTCACCCAGGAGAAGAGGAGTGTCGAAATGGATACAGCCTCATGTTCTCACCAATCACATCTCTTACTACTGCTAGTCGTTCCAACACTCCTCTGCAGTTTGAG CTTTGTCACCGAAAAGACATAGATTTGACAAAAGTGGGATACCCAGACTCCAGCACTCACAGCTGCGCTGATAGGCCCTCCCTGCTCAACTGCAGTCATCCTGACCTGGCTTCTCATCCCTCTGTTGCTCCCACCTCTGAGGCTGGCTTCCCAAGCAGGAGTGGAGACGGTCCTCAGACCTTGCTGAGAAACTCAGACCAGGCGTTTAGGACAGAGTTCAATTTGATGTACGCCTACTCCCCTTTGAACGCTATGCCTCGAGCAGATGGACTGTATAGAGGGTCTCCCTTGGTGGGGGACAGGAAGCCTTTACATTTAGATGGAGGATATTGTTCCCCTGCAGAAGGCTTTTCCAGCAGATATGAACATGGCTTTATGAAAGACCTCTCTCGGGGATCCATGTCACCTGGTGGTGAAAGGGCCTGTGAAGGAGTCCCATCTGCTCCTCAGAATCCACCACAAAGGAAAAAG GTATCCTTGCTAGAGTACCGCAAAAGGAAACAAGAAGCTAAGGAGAATTCTGGTGGGGGAAATGACTCTTCACAGAACAAAAGCAAGTCTTCAGGAACTGGGCAAGGCAGCAGTAACTCTGTTTCTGACACTGGTGCCCATGGTGTGCAGGGATCCTCAGCCCGAACCCCCTCATCCCCTCACAAAAAATTTTCCCCGTCTCATTCCTCTACATCACATTCAGAGGCGGTAAGCCCGTCAGATTCCAGGGGCTCTTCTTCCTCTCACTGCAGACCTCAAGAAAACATCAGCAGTAGGTG GATGGTTCCTACGTCAGTTGAACGACTCCGAGAAGGAGGTAGCATCCCTAAGGTTCTTCGAAGCAGTGTGAGAGTTGCCCAGAAGGGAGAACCTTCTCCCACGTGGGAGAGTAACATCACAGAGAAAGAGTCAG ACCCTGCAGATGGAGAAGGCCCAGAGCCATTGAGCTCAGCACTCTCTAAAGGAGCAACTGTTTACAGCCCTTCCAGATACAGCTACCAG CTCTTGCAGTGTGATAGTCCACGGACAGAATCACAAAGCCTCCTTCAGCAGAGTTCGTCTCCCTTTAGAGGACATCCCACCCAATCTCCAGGATACAGTTATCGAACTACTGCACTGAGACCTGGGAACCCTCCCTCTCATGGTTCTTCAgaatcctccctctcctccacatCGTACCCCAGCCCTGCCCACCCTGTGTCTACAGACTCGTTGGCCCCATTTACGGGGACTCCAGGGTATTACAGCAGCCAGCCGCATTCTGGAAACAGCACTGGCAGCAATCTTCCAAGGAGGAGCTGTTCTTCGAGTGCTGCTAGCCCTACCCCACAGGGCCCCTCAGACTCACCGACGTCAGACTCGGTTTCTCAGTCCAGCACAGGAACTCTGAGTTCCACCTCCTTTCCTCAGAACTCTAGGTCGTCATTGCCATCAGACTTACGGACTATCAGTCTGCCCAGTGCTGGGCAATCAGCTGCCTACCAGGCCTCCAGGGTATCTGCGGTTTCCAATTCACAGCACTACCCACATCGTGGGAGTGGGGGTGTACACCAGTACCGACTCCAGCCACTGCAAGGGTCAGGAGTCAAGACTCAGACAGGACTTTCCTAG